TCTCACTTTAAGACATTGCgtaactttatttttttattctcaTCAATTATTCATGTACTTGGAGTTCTTGCAAATGAGGATTCAAATTATCAGGAGAAAGCATTGGCAAAAGGTCCAGTGGAAGATATAAGATCTTATGAGTTTGTGTGTAAATTACATTTGATGTTAAACATATTGTCAATTACATATGATTTGAATATGACTATGCAAATAAAATATCAAGATATTGTTAGTGCTATGAAAAGTTGTTGATTTCACAAAGAGGCAATTGCAAACAGTGAGGGAAACGAAATTGAATTCTTTGATAGAAGATATCTCTTCAGTTTGTGATAAGAATGGTATTATGATCTCAGAAATGGATGAGAAGTATGGTCTTGGAAAGTCGAAGCAAAAAAGCTCAACTGTTACATATTCTCATCATTTGCACGTAGAAAGTTTTTGTGCTTCTATTGATTTGCAACTTTCGGAGTTTAACAATCGTTTTAGTGAAGTTAATACTAATCTTCTTTTTGGTATGGCTAGTTTGAGTCCCGATGATTCTTTTGCAAATTATGATAAAAATAAGATTATGAAACTTGCTACATATTATCCAAATAAGTTCACTGCTTCTAATCTTGAAGATTTTAGTTGTGAACTTGACAACTATATGGACTATATGCGAGAAATGGACAATGCATTCTCTAACTTGAAAGGGCTTGGAGATCTCTCGAAGACATCGGTTAAAACAAATATTCACAAGACATGGggactaatttatttgcttgtgaAGTTGAGTTTGATATTACCCGCGGTTACTGCAAAGGTTGAAAGGGCTTTTTTTCCAATGAAGTTTATTAACAATGATTTGCGAAGCAGGATTGGTGATGACTTTTTGAATAATTTTTTAGTTTGTTATATAGAGGATGAAGTATTTGAAAGTGTACCTAATGATGCAATCATTGATCGCTTTCAAAATACGACAAGTCTTCGAGTGCAATTGAAATGATACTTTTTATATTCATATGTTGTGTTTGTCTGGTTCGTtactttttaaatatatattaaatatcgaTACACACTCTTTAGTCTTAATATTGTATATTAGTTTTAGGTCATAGTCTTATCTTaaaatttagaaattattaaTATCCCTAATATTGTCAGATTTATTGGAGGTTTTCTATATTTTGTAAAACAATTATTTCTATATTTTGAACATAATATAGTATTAGTAGTTACAATGATTAGGGTCCCATTTTAGCATATATAGGAAATTATCCATGCTTCTTATAGGGATTCAAACTTGCGAAAAATGCTTTATTCTTACTACTGGGTAAAGCTCAATTGAGTTTTGACATAGGTGCCCAACAAGTTTTCCTCTATCCTATTTTGCGTGACACTATTACTATTTATGGAATTAAATAGCTATTTCTTCATGATTTACTCAAcctcttttaaatattttgattaTTAACTAAGTTGAATTGTATTAGTTTTTCacataattttaaatatataaatttcaaCAAAATTGTAAATTTTCTTAATGAACTCATACCAAAAATTAGGTGCTTTAATAGGATGGAGGGAGTATTTTATTAAATACTAAGTTTTGTAAAAGTTAAGCTAAACATGCAATAATTGTTGTTAGAGGGGCAGGCTCATGCTCTAATTTACATGGCCCATAAGAGAAcaatcatgtcacgacccaatttctcctataggccgtgacagcgcccaacgtcgccgctaggcaagacAACAGTGACCGTACTACATGATGACTCCTTTTAATAGGTTTTCAAGTAATTAACttccatttattaagagatttaagaagtagaaagtttaataaataaaatgaaagcatctgagtgcaatcatagatatataaacattccaaaaccataaagtctacttgAGTGTGTGCtgagacctggtgtcacaagtgtgtgagtactagcagaatatacaaaactttaaatactgtctgaaataacatagacATAAAATAAGTACAAAATAAAGGCTATAGGTtatgcagaacggctcaggaagcagctcaccattaAGCCTCATGGTATCGGGGATGCGCGCTGGGGTGACctccagatgcacctacctcatatcctacacggttagtgcagaagtgtagcgtaagtacacaaacaacatgtacctagtaagtatcaagtctaacctcgaagaagtagtgacgaggggtcaacatcgatacttactatgggctaaaagTAAAGAAATACAGAATTCTAAATAAGTacgggttatgtaaataataataataactcaataaaaaGCAGAACGTAATTAATTCTTTCATGCATGGCGAGTCCCAAATAAATTTCTGTCTTATACAATTTTAGCCTCTCAAGCTAGGAaaagatatcaaatatataattacacttcgagtgttatcacgcacgattatgtcgaggtcgtacggttcgatccagaataatgtgtacattgtaGAGGGTTGACCGACACGAATAATAGATATATCTTTTCtaatgccgaggcgttcggcccgctccgcaagaagagaggatactttataactatttgacttaaacgttattacaaggctaatacacaatgcAATATAATTTTCATTAATGGTCAAGTAACCGCTCAAAATTCAAGCAAGTGAATTTAGGTCTTTTACAATCCCTCTAATAAGTTCTAGtttaatttaggcactttaattaacaagtagggtgcaaacattacaagtaattcataatttgggtcctaaactactcggacataagcataaatagtatctacacacggactctcgtcacctcgtgcgtacgtagcccacaCAGTTAGaggcaaatattaatttaaatcacctatggggtaaattccctcttaaaaggttagacaagagacttaccttatctcaaagctCGCTTTTCGGTCTCAAATTCaccctaaagcctcaactcggtgccgaataatccgaaactagtcaaatattgtataaattaatcaatatacgctcaaaagtaaataatttagctattagagtaattccTCCaaccaaattggaagattctaaaAATCTACCTCCGgtcccacgtgcccagattcctgATATTTTCGAAtaaaatcattacccataaccttacgaattcaaatatataactttcatcccattccataatcattttcgtggtaaaatttcatttttatcaaacttaggtttttcatctaaacccataattttcacaagtttacatgttaaaatctacccataatctatgtatttaacttatattagatagaaattacttacctaaAATAAATAGTAACCCCTCtctaaaagctccaaaaatcgcccaaggaatgcaataaatgaacccaaaatgtttgagtcccgacttaaatgaaaGTTCTGCCCAGCAggactttcgcatctgcggtccctagGCGGCATCCGCgataccgcttctgcggaacttggTCCACTTCTGTAGAATTCCTCTTGCCCAGTGctgaccgcttctgcggatgaGACCCCGTTTCTGCGAATGGAGAAGCGCTGACCCCTTCTGGCCAGTTTCCCcaaaccgcttctgcgggctcgcacctgcggccaaaagctcgcaggtgtgggcacaccagaactggtgcaccaacaGCCCTTTTGTGTCCTAATTCGATCTGTGCATCGTCCGGATTGCAcccgaggcctcgtccaaacataccaacaagttcgtaaacataagacggacttgctcgaaccctcggaatgcgtaaaacaacactaaaactaagaatcgtgccccaaaccaaatcaaatcaacttatgaacttaaagttctttccacttgctccaaacgcgccgaatcatacctaaacaactcggaatgacaccaaatttcgcgttcaagtcttaaatcaccatacaaaactactCCCATGCTCGAAATCTCAAATGAAGATTGATTCACCaaaaactactccaaaccaaatttaaagaacttttaaaatttcaataagtcaactttcaacattaagcgccggaatgctcctgggtcatccaaaatccgatctgaACGTACGCCAAGTCCAAAActgtcatacgaacctattagaatcgtcaaatcccgggttcgaggtcgtttactcaaaatgttgaccaagtgttctgattttaacctgaacccttccaaatccagaactaaccatccccgtaagtcataaaacagtaagagcacatacggggagtcttatttaggggaacgaggatctcgaaagcaaaacgaccggtcgggacattacattctctacctctttaacaaacgttcgtcctcgaacgggtctagaatcatacctggagtgctgaataggtgtggatatctacttcgTATGTCCtcatcggcctcccaagtcactttctcgactggttggcccctccattgAACTTTTTccacagaaatcttcttggacctcaactggcgaacatgtCTCTCAGCAATGGAAACTGGCTCATCCTTATAACCTAGGCTCTCATCTAGTTGAAccatgctgaagtctaacacatgcgacctacCGGCATGATACCTctagagcatagacacgtgaaaatcTGGATGAACTCCTGACATACTAGGAGGCAAAGCgagcttataagcaacctccccaactcgtctcaacaccttacaaggacctataaaccttgggctcaacttgcccttcttcccgaacctcatgcttcccttcatcggcgagactttcaaggaACCTTCTCGTGCACCATAagtgataaatcacgcgccttctgatccgtataactcttctgtctggattgtgttGTGCGAAGCAGCTCCTGattcaactttaccttttccaaggcatcccttactaAATCATGCGGAGTAGATTTCCACACCTATTCAGCATTGTCTGGATTGTGCTGTGCAAacgacattgccgaccatataaagcctcaaatggagccatctcgatgctagcctgataactgttgttataagcaaactcggccaaaggcaaaaatcgatcccactgccctccgatgtcaatcacacatgctctgagcatatcctccaagatctgaaccgaCCGCTTCAACTGCCCGTCGGTCcgtggatgaaaggctgtgctaagctctacccgggtccccaactcactctgtactaccCTCCAAAAATGCGAAGTAAATTAAGTGCCTCTATCTAATATAATGGAGataggcacaccgtgcaaccgaacaatctcctgaatgtaaatttgggccaatctctctgaagaatacgtggtaaCCACCAGAATGAAGTGTGTCAACTTGGTCAAGCTATCGACAATTTcctaaactgcatcaaacttccgcaaggtgcgcggcaacccaactacgaagtccatagtaatgcgctcccattttcactcaggtATTGTTATCttctgaagtaggccacctggcctctgatgctcatacttaaccaaCTGGAAATTTAGCCTTCtcgatacatactcaactatgacTTTCTTCATAtgctgccaccaataatgttgtctcaggtcgcgatacatcttcgtagcacctgggtgaatagaataccgagaactgtgtgcctcctctagaatcgttTCCCTTAATCCATCAACACCAgggacacataggcgaccctggagtcacagaacaccatcctcccCGATGGTAACCTCTTTGGCACAACcccgtagtaccgtctctctaagaaccaataagtgcggatcatcaaactgatgAGCCTTGacctgctcgaatagtgaagattTGGCAacaacgcatgcaagaactcggctgggctctaaaatatccaaacTCACAAGTATGTTATCCCAGGACTTAAattccaaagctagtggcctctcctctgctgaaatgaatgccaaactgcccatactctccgcctttctactcaaggcatccgcaactacattagccttgcccggatgataatatcataatcttttagtaactcaggcaacctgcactgcctcaaattgagatccttatgcttgaacaaatgctgcaagctgcaaTTATCGATGTAAACcgcacaggacaccccataaagataatgcctctagatcttgagagcatgaacaatcgcagccaactccaaattgtgtacatggtaattcttctcgtggggcttcagctgacgtgaagcatatgcaataacttgcccctcctTCATAAATACACAACCCAacccaatgcgtgaagcgtcacaatacacagtatacatccctaaactggaaggcaacactaacactggtgctgaagtcaatgcggtcttgagcttctgaaatctcgcctcacaatcatcggaccatcgaaacggagcacccttttgggtcaatatagtcaaaggtgttgcaatagatgagaagccctccagaCCCCGATGATAATAACCTCCTAACCCCAGGAAGCTCATGATTGCAGTCACCGTGGTatgacgaggccaactctgaactgcctcgatcttcctgggatctaccttaataatCTCGCCTTATactacatgtcccaagaatgccacagaatctaaccagaactcacacttggagagcttagcatatagcttctgttcctgcAAGGTCTGGTGCACCACTCTTAAAtgatgctcgtgctcctccatgctacataAGTAGATCATAATGTCATCAATgcagacaatgacaaatgaatcaatatatggcctaaacacccggttcatcaaattcataaacatcaccggggcgttagtcaaaccaaaatacatcactaaaaactcataatggccatatctagtccggaaagccgccTTAGGAACATaagaatctcgaatcttcaactgatggtaccctgatctcaagtcgatcttagagaacaccttagcaccttgcaactggtcaaacaaatcatcaatacacagcaacgggtacttgttcttaatggtaactttgttcaactggtggtactcattgcacatccgcatagtcccttctttcttcttcacaaataacaccggtacaccccaaggcgacacactcggtctgacgaacccctttgctagcaactcctagAAGATAAGAatgaaacacatcggagaactcccggactgcgggcactgaatcaatcatcagagtctctgtagtagtatcccggacataagctagataagcaaaataacccttccactctaatctaagcaactctagcatcgccaaggtaacagtcttggcatataaatcaaggatggcgtgatatgtagacaactaatccatgcccaggatgacctcaaagtcggtcatatcgagcaacagaagatccgctcgggTCACATAACCATAGAAAGTAACAATGCCTGACCGATAAATCTGATCCacgacaacagaatcgcccactggtatggacacataaacaggagtacccaagaaCTCATGAGGAACTCCCAGTAAATGatcaaacagagatgaaacatatgaatatgtagaccttggatcaaatagtaccgaaacaTCCCTACCACAGACaacaataatacatgtgatcacgacatctgaggctactgcatctaGTCCGGCTGGGAAGGCATAGAGTCTGGCTGGAGTGCCTCCAGGCTGGCCTCCCCCTccaggatgacccctacccatcAGCGCTCCGCCTCTGGGCGGTCGGACGGCTGGTGGGGCAACTGGTGCTTGAATCATAGGTTCTTAACCCTACTGCACTTCCTTGCTCCGAATCCTGGGGCAGCACTTTCGCGCATGACTAAGGTCCCCGCACTCAAATAACCTCTCAgtacggtggactgctgacctgaagtctgaccctgatggcctaaaTACTCATTGGAGGACCCCtcaatagctggtgggcggtaggaacctctactggatccactggtggcatgaTTGGAACAACGCTGGGATGCCCTCATCCTCTACCACgcgctggagccctccctcggcctctagcaacatggGGAACAGCTCCTACATGATCGGGTACATCTGCAACACGCATTCTGGGAGAGTATAAGAGAATGATACTTAGCaaaacatcaactgcacgataggagataatgaaaagagtagtttcctaacaccatatagcttctcaaagataagtacggacgtctctacATCGATCTGCAGGACTgtattaggcatgctcataacttgtgagacctatgtgaacctagtgctctaataccatgttgacacgacccaatttctcctataggtcgtgatcgTACCCatcgtcgccgctaggcaagccaacagtgacctaactacgtgattactccttttaataggtttccaagtaattaacttccatttattaagagattTAAGAAGTAGaaagttaaataaataaaatgaaagtAACTGAGTGCAATCATAGATATATAAATATTTCCAAACTATAAAGTCTACTtaagtgtgtgccaagacctggtgtcacaagtgtgtgagtactagtagaatatacaaaactctaactactgtctgaaataacatagaTAGAAAATATGTACAAAAGAAAGGCTCTAGGTGCTGTAGAACGGATCAGGAAGCAGCTCACTACTAGGCCTCAAGGTATCGGGGATGTGCGCCGGtgtgaccgccagatgcacctgcctcagatcctgcacggttagtgcataagtgtagcgtgagtacataaacaacatgtacccagtaagtatcaagtctaacatcGAATAAGTAATGAtgaagggtcgacatcgacacttactatgggctaacattaaagaaatacaaaattctaaataagcatgggttatgtaaataataataataactcaataacaagcagaaagtaaataattctttcacgcATGGTGAGTCCCAAATAAATTTTCGTCTTATACAATTTTAGCCTCTCGAGTTAGGAaaagatatcaaatatataattacacttcgagtgttatcacgcacgattatgccgaggtcgtacggcctgatccacaataatgtgtacactgccgagggtcgagcagcacgaaccatagatgcatctattctactgccgaggcgttcggcctgctccataagaagagaggatactttataaccATTTTACTTAAACgttattacaaggctaatacacaatgtaATAATATTTCCATTAATGGTAAAGTAACTGCTAAAAATTCAATCAAGTGAAATTCCGTCTTTTACAATccctctaacaagttctaatataatttaggcactttaattaataaGTAGGgtgcaaatattacaagtaattcatgatttgggtcttaAACTACCCCTACAtaagcatagatagtagctaggcacggactttcgtcacctcgtgcgtacgtagccctcatAGTTTGaggaaaatattaatttaaatcacctatgggctaaattccctcttacaaggttagacaagagacttaccttatctcaaatTTCGCTTTTCGGCCTCAAATTCTCCCTAAAGCcttcaactcggtgccgaacaatcctaaactagtcaaatgttgtataaattaatcaatacatgctcagaAGTAAAtcatttagctattagagtaaatCCTCGTGCCCAGATTCTGGAAATTTCGAAGAaaaccattacccataaccttacgaactcaaatatataactttcatcccattccataatcCTTTTTGTGGTTAAATtgcatttttatcaaaacctaagtttttcatctaaacccataattttcacaagtttacatgttaaaatctacacataatctatgtatttaacttacattagatagaaattacttatctcAAATAGGTActgaaaacccctctctaagagaTCCAAAATTCTATcaaggaatgcaataaatgaaACCAAAATGTTTGAGTctcgacttaaatgaaggttctgcccaGCAGGACATTCGCATCTGTGGACCCTGGGCCGCATCTACGGTATCGCTTTTGCGGAACTTTGTCCGCCTCTACAGAATTCCTCAAGCCCAGTGTTGACCGCTTCTACGTACGGGACACCACTTCTGCGGATGGCGAAATGCATTTGCggccccttcgcacctgcgggcgatccatcgcagaagcgaggccgttTCTGCGCAtgcttctccgcttctgcggactactAGCCAATTGCCCCAAAGCCGCTTCTGCAGCCAAAAtcacgcatctgcgggctcgcacctgcaactaaaagctcgcaggtgcgggcacactagaactggtgcaccaacaGCGCTTTTGTATCCTAATTCAATTCGTGCATCATCCATGttacacccgaggcctccgagaCCTCGTCCAAACAAACCAACAAGTCCGTCAACATAATACGGACGTGCTGGATCCCTCGGAATGCGGAAAAAAACACTataactaagaatcacaccctaaaccaattctaatcaacttatgaacttaaaGTTCTTTCAACTTGctccgaatgcgccgaatcaCACCTAAAtcactcggaatgacaccaaattttgcgtgcaaaactttcaacattaagagccgaaacgctcccgggtcatccaaaacccgattcgaacgtacacccaagtacaaaatcatcatacaaacctattggaaccgtctgTCATGAACCAAAAATCCTAACATGtagtgatgacgcctatctcaatactagataAGTCAACAACAttaataacccacgatttcctttaagtttgaaaacaaaatatttaaatacaataccaaaaatctcgcaaataccgatacaagcactcccaaaacctggtgtcatagagtacatgagcatctatacattacaagtctcaGAAAActcggtctataataatctaagaccaaatacaataaacaaaaggataagtAAGGAGAGACAAGGGTTGCAAatcatggcagctacctctgaatctccgaaaaatcaattgtttgaaagaatcaacacacattgtgtccgggatcacctggatctgcacaccaagtgcagggtgtagtatgagtacaaccaactcagcaagtaacaataataaataaagaactgaaagtagtgacaagcttcatagctaagtccaaatacagtactttccaacatgaaaaggtaggcatgctttcaagttcaacatttaaaactccacagcaatttcatatcaaatttgactaaaatagaaataatgtctttcagagttttcaaaaacaatgatatatgacaactgaaatgcagcaataatagAATCGATGCATCCtcttagagtaacagtcactcagtcctcacattcactccaacctcacagccACTCTTTCCTctcagtcactcattcctctcaatcactcaacactcgcgCTTAGTAGGTACCggcactcactgggggtatgtatagactccggaggggctccttaagcccaagctctatatcaagccaatcatggcataaatcaatgaatcatgctgcgacgtgcagcctgatcccataaatatcctcacaattaggccctcagcctcactcattcatcaacctctccagtatcccgggctcttagaaatcatgattagCAGCCCagcaacaatgatatgatgcatcaataatgaataagagagagactgaggtaaaaatgtgcaaataaacctgtgactgagtgcaaaacagcaatttagcagataattccacaagtacatgacctctgtgggtcccaacaatgtaaacatataatttaaacatgatttatagatcaATATATCTTGTACGTGGAAAagtgtacggatatcaacagattattcaactacacagtttcatGGAATTGATAAAgttacaattcctacggtgcacgcctacacgccagtcacctagcatgtgcgtcacctcaaaactaatcacataacacataatacggggtttcaaacactcatgaccaaatttagaactgttacttacctcaaaccgcataaTTTCTTACTCCGTTATGCCCTTACAtcgtgaattggtctctgaaagcctcgtatctatcCACCATtcattcaattcagtcaatacaaattattagaattaattccataataaaatactaattttctaataaaattcgaaatttaactcaaaaatctctcgtggggcccacatctcagaacccgactaaagttacaaaatccaaaagcccattcaaccatgagtccaaccataccaattttactaaatttTAACATTAACTCGACCTCTAATTCCTCAaaacttattttcaaatccctagatacaaattcccgatttacacctcaaaaatacgcaatttagtcggattattcgatgataattcaatattatggagtagaagtATTGCATTATTTGTGAGAGTTCGGCCATTTgaagaaatgatcacaagtgacttacctcaagtttcgcgtaatttttctttgaaaatctcccCAAAAACCATGCTTGAAGTGTCAAAAATTACAAAAATGTCGGAATTCCTTTGTTCTGTACACTGCCCAGTGCATTCACACCTGCGGCTCACTAAGCCGCTTTGGTGgttcccgcttctgcggccaagatgccgcttctgcggctaatcATGCTTCTGCGGAACGtagtccgcatctgcgaggagctgcccgcttctgcgaagctgccTCACCAAGCGCCCTTGCGCTTCTACGATCAAACGCTCGCATGTGCGGGGCCACTTCTGCGGCTACCTGCCGCTTATGTGATCGAAGCCCCAGCCACGCTTggacgcatctgcga
This sequence is a window from Nicotiana tomentosiformis chromosome 5, ASM39032v3, whole genome shotgun sequence. Protein-coding genes within it:
- the LOC104103327 gene encoding uncharacterized protein, giving the protein MDEKYGLGKSKQKSSTVTYSHHLHVESFCASIDLQLSEFNNRFSEVNTNLLFGMASLSPDDSFANYDKNKIMKLATYYPNKFTASNLEDFSCELDNYMDYMREMDNAFSNLKGLGDLSKTSVKTNIHKTWGLIYLLVKLSLILPAVTAKVERAFFPMKFINNDLRSRIGDDFLNNFLVCYIEDEVFESVPNDAIIDRFQNTTSLRVQLK